In one Desulfitobacterium chlororespirans DSM 11544 genomic region, the following are encoded:
- a CDS encoding TrpB-like pyridoxal phosphate-dependent enzyme, translating into MTKTPYKIYLSEEEMPKSWYNLKAVMKELPPPMLHPGTLKPCTIEDLQPVFCDELIEQELNTKDFYIEIPEDIRDFYKMYRPSPLVRAYCLEKLLDTPAEIYYKFEGTNTSGSHKLNSAAAQVYYAKKQGLTSLTTETGAGQWGTALSMACAYYQIDLTVYMVKISSEQKPYRKAVIETYGGKVIPSPSDTTEIGKKILAENPGTGGSLGCAISEAIEVALKSENCRYVLGSVLDHVVLHQTVIGEETKIACEKYGIQPDIMIGCVGGGSNYAGLIAPFFGDKLQGKNNITFIGVEPASCPSLTRGKYAYDFGDTGKTTPLLKMYTLGSGFIPSPNHSGGLRYHGMSGIVSKLYHDGLMEARAVEQSKIFDAATLFARSEGILPAPESSHALRVAIDEALKCKETGEKKTILFGLSGTGYFDLSAYMNYNAGTMTDFIPTDEDLEKSFATLPKVD; encoded by the coding sequence ATGACGAAAACACCTTACAAAATCTATCTCTCCGAAGAGGAAATGCCGAAAAGCTGGTACAACTTGAAGGCTGTAATGAAGGAACTTCCCCCTCCTATGCTTCACCCTGGAACGCTAAAGCCCTGCACCATCGAAGATCTGCAACCTGTATTTTGTGATGAGTTAATCGAACAGGAATTAAACACTAAAGATTTTTATATTGAGATCCCTGAAGATATACGAGATTTCTATAAGATGTACCGTCCTTCTCCCTTGGTCAGAGCCTATTGCCTGGAAAAGCTGCTGGATACTCCCGCAGAGATCTACTATAAATTTGAAGGAACCAATACCTCCGGCTCCCACAAACTCAACTCCGCTGCCGCCCAGGTCTACTATGCTAAAAAACAAGGTTTAACTTCCCTTACTACAGAGACCGGCGCGGGGCAATGGGGTACGGCCCTATCCATGGCCTGTGCCTATTATCAAATTGATCTCACCGTCTATATGGTGAAGATCTCCTCTGAGCAGAAGCCCTATCGCAAGGCTGTGATTGAGACTTATGGCGGTAAGGTCATCCCCTCTCCCTCTGACACCACAGAAATCGGGAAAAAAATCCTCGCCGAAAATCCCGGCACCGGCGGCTCCCTAGGATGCGCTATCTCCGAAGCAATCGAAGTAGCTCTAAAATCTGAGAATTGCCGCTATGTCCTGGGCAGTGTCCTTGATCACGTGGTTCTCCACCAAACCGTGATCGGTGAAGAGACCAAGATTGCCTGCGAAAAGTACGGTATTCAGCCCGATATTATGATCGGCTGCGTAGGAGGCGGCTCCAATTATGCCGGCCTGATTGCTCCCTTCTTCGGAGATAAACTCCAAGGAAAAAATAACATTACCTTTATCGGTGTAGAGCCTGCCTCTTGTCCATCTTTAACCCGTGGCAAATATGCCTATGATTTTGGCGATACAGGAAAAACCACTCCACTTCTAAAAATGTACACTTTGGGCTCAGGATTCATTCCCTCCCCCAACCATTCCGGTGGTCTTCGCTACCACGGCATGAGCGGCATTGTATCCAAGCTCTATCATGATGGCCTTATGGAAGCCCGGGCGGTTGAGCAATCCAAGATCTTCGATGCTGCTACTCTCTTTGCCCGCAGTGAAGGAATTCTTCCCGCTCCTGAATCTTCCCACGCACTGCGGGTAGCCATTGATGAAGCCCTTAAATGCAAAGAAACCGGAGAGAAGAAAACCATTCTCTTCGGGCTCTCCGGCACCGGATACTTTGACCTGTCCGCTTATATGAATTACAACGCGGGCACCATGACCGACTTTATCCCTACGGATGAAGATTTAGAAAAAAGCTTTGCTACTTTGCCTAAAGTAGACTAA
- a CDS encoding FAD-dependent oxidoreductase, producing MDNCYDLIIIGGGPAGLTAGIYGGRAKLKTLIINKGTIGGMADNTREIVNYPGYVNTSGPELMEDFKRHAKSFGVEFLKDEVVSTDLYQDPKRIITKKKKEVYGKAIIVAVGTQPRLLNIPGEKELRGNGVAYCATCDAEFFEGEDVVVVGSGDQAIEEGIFITKFARKVTVIVLHDEGVLDCNKVSAEKALQSEKMEFVWNSTLEAVLGDENVEGVKVKNLKTGTSSILPCQGVFFFVGMIPATEFLKDSGIEMDHRGYVSVNDLMETNLSGVYAVGDNRIKYLRQVVSAAGDGATAAVAAERYIEELETFQKSILNSEKKVLLVFFNAADTQSLEFSSLMEELHKEHSEEYILVKVDMATKKNLAEKYSVTNAPAVVVLDKGKKVKDMECSTDKATLAGQL from the coding sequence GTGGATAACTGCTATGATTTGATCATAATTGGCGGAGGTCCTGCCGGGCTTACGGCAGGAATCTATGGAGGAAGGGCAAAGCTGAAGACACTGATTATCAATAAAGGAACCATCGGTGGAATGGCAGATAATACCCGTGAGATCGTAAACTACCCGGGATATGTTAATACCAGCGGTCCGGAGCTCATGGAAGATTTCAAGAGACATGCTAAGAGTTTTGGCGTAGAGTTTCTTAAAGATGAGGTAGTAAGCACAGATCTTTATCAAGATCCTAAAAGAATCATAACCAAGAAGAAAAAAGAAGTCTATGGTAAGGCGATCATTGTTGCTGTGGGAACTCAGCCCAGACTCCTTAATATCCCCGGCGAAAAAGAATTACGCGGTAATGGGGTTGCGTATTGTGCTACATGCGATGCCGAGTTCTTCGAGGGAGAAGATGTAGTTGTGGTAGGCAGTGGGGACCAAGCCATTGAAGAAGGAATATTTATCACCAAGTTTGCTCGTAAAGTCACGGTCATTGTCCTTCATGATGAAGGAGTCTTGGATTGCAATAAGGTCAGTGCTGAAAAAGCCTTGCAAAGTGAGAAGATGGAGTTTGTTTGGAATTCCACTCTAGAGGCAGTTTTAGGTGATGAAAATGTGGAAGGGGTAAAAGTGAAAAATTTAAAGACAGGCACTTCATCAATCCTCCCCTGCCAGGGTGTGTTCTTCTTCGTAGGTATGATTCCGGCCACTGAATTTCTAAAAGATAGTGGGATAGAAATGGATCACCGCGGCTATGTTTCCGTCAACGATTTGATGGAGACGAATCTTTCCGGGGTCTATGCCGTTGGTGATAACCGAATCAAATATCTTAGGCAAGTCGTTTCCGCAGCGGGAGATGGAGCCACTGCTGCTGTCGCTGCAGAACGCTATATTGAGGAACTTGAGACTTTCCAAAAGAGCATCCTGAATAGTGAGAAGAAGGTCTTACTGGTATTCTTTAATGCAGCCGACACTCAAAGTCTGGAGTTCTCTTCACTAATGGAAGAACTTCACAAAGAACATAGCGAAGAGTACATATTGGTGAAAGTTGATATGGCAACAAAGAAAAACCTCGCTGAAAAATATAGTGTAACCAATGCCCCTGCCGTTGTGGTATTGGACAAAGGCAAGAAAGTTAAAGATATGGAATGCAGCACGGATAAAGCAACCTTAGCAGGACAGTTATAG
- a CDS encoding thioredoxin family protein translates to MSLIKLDSKSFEEKIYDSGEKCLVIFSRKSCHVCKEVVPVLEELAPNYEGEFGFYYVDVEDNKELYQTFSLRGVPQILFFNEGEYCGKFAGEVEEEQVQAKISEILG, encoded by the coding sequence ATGTCATTAATAAAATTGGATTCCAAAAGTTTTGAAGAAAAGATTTATGATAGTGGAGAAAAATGCCTCGTGATTTTCTCCAGAAAGAGTTGTCATGTTTGTAAAGAAGTCGTACCTGTTCTCGAAGAACTAGCACCAAACTATGAAGGTGAATTCGGATTTTATTATGTTGATGTAGAAGATAATAAGGAATTGTATCAAACCTTCTCCCTTAGAGGAGTTCCTCAAATTCTTTTCTTTAATGAAGGCGAATACTGCGGAAAGTTTGCCGGAGAAGTGGAGGAAGAGCAAGTTCAAGCAAAGATTTCTGAAATCTTGGGATAA